A genomic stretch from Arachis stenosperma cultivar V10309 chromosome 3, arast.V10309.gnm1.PFL2, whole genome shotgun sequence includes:
- the LOC130965467 gene encoding uncharacterized protein LOC130965467, producing the protein MFIAFEVKSYFKCRAWVYVSNECRVKELLLGVIKCLMPDAENNNGKQKKGKKQKGREKPDDLSSLDIDKLKLMVQNFLTKKRYLVVLDDLWKTQDWDEVQDPFPNDNNGSKILITSRLKEVASHTSPYPPYYLQFLGDDESWELFSRKVFRGEECPSEIENLGKQMIKSCGGLPLSIVVLAGLLANKGKIIRSWGKLKQQSPFQLGLIYPFKIACLLEKGRFPNLQKLGLHISWIHKDNVHELLSSLQRLNSHLNKLKLFIEWKQYKISESSNFKHMEWHIGCKPIELLQTLQQFSNLSTLKVIGASDLAMCDIAFPPCITKLTLTGISFMNDDGINAIANLTRLQRLSLHGALEFHDSFEINCSAGSFKRLQDFLMLGLQVHNWKLGNGAMPCLQSLIIRRCRKLDNLPDELWSLTALRQVQVQGPKRALSLALRNLEMKDGCKLMIED; encoded by the exons ATGTTTATAGCTTTTGAGGTGAAGTCATATTTCAAATGTCGTGCATGGGTCTATGTGTCGAATGAGTGCAGAGTTAAGGAGCTTTTGCTTGGCGTCATCAAGTGTTTGATGCCTGACGCTGAGAACAATAATGggaagcaaaagaaaggaaagaaacaaAAGGGAAGAGAGAAACCAGATGACCTCTCTAGCTTGGATATCGACAAGCTAAAGCTAATGGTGCAGAATTTCTTGACCAAGAAACGGTATCTGGTCGTCCTTGATGACCTCTGGAAGACTCAAGACTGGGATGAGGTACAAGATCCTTTTCCAAACGACAACAATGGTAGTAAAATACTCATCACTAGCCGTTTGAAAGAGGTGGCATCCCATACGAGTCCATATCCTCCTTATTACCTTCAATTCCTCGGCGATGATGAAAGTTGGGAACTCTTCTCCAGGAAAGTGTTTCGAGGAGAAGAGTGTCCTTCTGAAATAGAGAATCTTGGAAAACAAATGATCAAAAGTTGTGGCGGTTTGCCACTCTCCATTGTTGTTTTGGCAGGGTTACTTGCAAACAAGGGGAAAATTATTAGATCTTGGGGAAAATTAAAGCAGCAAAGTCCCTTCCAACTGGGGCTTATTTATCCATTTAAG ATTGCATGCTTGTTAGAGAAGGGAAGGTTTCCCAACCTACAAAAGTTGGGTTTGCACATATCCTGGATCCATAAAGATAATGTGCATGAATTGTTGTCAAGCTTACAACGATTAAATAGTCATCTGAACAAGTTAAAACTTTTCATTGAATGGAAGCAATATAAGATTTCAGAGTCCTCAAACTTCAAGCACATGGAATGGCACATCGGTTGCAAGCCAATTGAATTGTTACAGACCCTGCAACAGTTCTCAAATCTGAGCACATTGAAAGTTATAGGAGCTTCGGACCTTGCAATGTGTGATATAGCGTTTCCTCCATGCATTACAAAATTAACATTGACGGGCATTAGCTTCATGAATGATGATGGGATAAATGCCATTGCTAATCTTACTAGACTCCAACGTTTGAGTTTGCATGGAGCACTTGAATTTCATGATTCCTTTGAGATTAATTGCAGTGCAGGTAGCTTCAAACGGCTCCAGGATTTTTTGATGCTGGGGCTCCAAGTTCATAACTGGAAATTAGGCAATGGTGCAATGCCATGCCTTCAAAGTCTGATTATCAGAAGATGTAGAAAATTGGACAATCTCCCAGATGAACTGTGGTCTTTGACTGCCCTGAGACAAGTACAAGTTCAAGGACCAAAACGAGCATTGTCTCTTGCGCTACGAAATTTGGAAATGAAGGATGGATGTAAGCTCATGATTGAAGATTAG
- the LOC130969735 gene encoding TOM1-like protein 1 — MSENLMEKVNALGERLKIGGVEVGRKMSAGMSSMSFKVKEFFHGQNHADRLVEEATSESLDQPDWSMNLQIYDLINDHESINAGEVVRAIKRRIMMRNNPRIQYLALVLLEALLKNCDNKGFMEVASERVLDEMVKLIDDPLTVSSNRNKALIMIEAWGESTTQLRYLPVFEETYKSLKSRGVGFPVRDNESLAPIFTPPRRSSSAADSDDIILPHPIRYDIPMRSFTSQPTTKEAFHVARNTIELLYTILSSSPHQQLLRDELTTSLVQQCQRSQCDVQRIAETSGDNEALLFEALNVNDEIQKVLTKYQEFNKPTAPPALPTFTPLQPVEAEESPGRNTTEDDDDDDALIRKPSDSRVGLSHDDMMHDLDEMIFGKRGVGDDPTNHHQSSKHDLISF, encoded by the exons ATGAGTGAGAACTTAATGGAAAAAGTGAACGCATTAGGAGAGCGTCTCAAGATTGGTGGTGTGGAAGTAGGTAGAAAGATGAGTGCCGGAATGAGTTCTATGAGCTTCAAAGTGAAGGAATTTTTCCATGGTCAAAACCATGCAGACAGGCTCGTCGAGGAGGCTACATCAGAGTCCCTCGACCAGCCTGACTGGTCTATGAACCTTCAAATATATGACTTGATCAATGATCATGAAAGCATCAACGCAGGCGAAGTGGTTCGGGCGATCAAGAGGAGGatcatgatgaggaataatccgAGGATTCAGTACCTTGCATTGGTCCTCCTTGAAGCATTGCTTAAGAATTGTGACAATAAGGGATTCATGGAAGTGGCATCTGAGAGAGTTCTTGATGAGATGGTTAAACTAATTGATGATCCTTTAACAGTTTCTAGTAACCGCAACAAGGCTTTGATCATGATTGAGGCTTGGGGAGAATCAACCACTCAGCTTCGTTATTTGCCTGTTTTTGAAGAAACTTACAAG AGTTTGAAATCAAGGGGTGTTGGATTTCCTGTGAGAGACAATGAAAGTTTGGCTCCAATTTTCACTCCTCCTCGTCGTTCATCCTCTGCTGCTGATTCTGATGATATCATTTTACCACATCCCATTCGCTATGATATTCCCATGCGAAGCTTCACCTCTCAACCAACAACAAAGGAAGCTTTTCATGTTGCAAGAAACACCATTGAGCTTCTCTATACTATCTTATCTTCTTCACCACACCAACAACTTTTACGG GATGAACTGACAACCTCATTAGTACAACAGTGTCAAAGGTCTCAATGTGATGTGCAAAGAATAGCTGAGACTTCTGGGGACAATGAAGCACTTCTTTTTGAGGCATTGAATGTGAATGATGAGATTCAAAAGGTTCTAACGAAGTACCAAGAATTCAACAAGCCTACAGCTCCTCCTGCTCTGCCTACATTTACTCCGCTCCAACCGGTCGAGGCGGAGGAATCACCCGGCCGGAACACAactgaagatgatgatgatgatgatgcctTGATTAGGAAGCCAAGTGATTCAAGGGTTGGATTGAGCCATGATGACATGATGCATGATCTTGATGAGATGATTTTTGGCAAAAGAGGTGTTGGAGATGATCCTACCAACCACCACCAATCATCCAAGCATGATCTCATCTCCTTCTAA
- the LOC130969762 gene encoding mitochondrial import inner membrane translocase subunit TIM22-4-like, which yields MADESGKGTESVASNLNEAEKPTIQPLRLPTAEEIRGQDIWNNCAVRSVVSGVMGGGLGFFMGLLLGALDRPHEEMTGRQEFIYQAKQMGRRSWGSAKAFAVMGFIFSAAECVVEKARAKHDMTNTVVAGCITGGSISAKGGPKAACAGCAGFAAFSVVIEKFLDRHE from the exons ATGGCTGATGAGTCAGGAAAAGGAACTGAGAGTGTTGCTTCGAATCTGAATGAAGCTGAGAAGCCTACGATTCAACCTCTGAGGTTGCCCACAGCTGAAGAAATTCGCGGCCAAGATATTTGGAATAACTGTGCTGTGCGCAGTGTTGTTAGTGGAGTCATGG GAGGTGGACTTGGCTTCTTCATGGGATTGCTTCTTGGAGCATTAGACAGGCCTCACGAAGAGATGACTGGCAGGCAGGAGTTTATATATCAAGCGAAGCAGATGGGGCGGCGGAGCTGGGGTTCGGCCAAAGCGTTTGCTGTTATGGGTTTTATATTCTCAGCTGCAGAGTGTGTTGTTGAGAAG GCACGAGCAAAACATGACATGACAAATACTGTTGTTGCTGGGTGTATTACTGGAGGTTCAATATCAGCAAAAG GTGGTCCAAAAGCAGCATGTGCTGGTTGTGCTGGATTTGCG